The following proteins are co-located in the Acidobacteriota bacterium genome:
- a CDS encoding OmpA family protein, which produces MVVRLAAAAAGAALLASCASLEGAGERLTRRDKTAKGAGIGAASGAAAAILLGKRKADEILLGAAIGAGIGAGIGSYMDAQEERLAQIPGTTVERVEDDVLLVRFDSDLLFDFDSAALSESALNILDEVAAVLREFDKTAVVIQGHTDATGSEEYNQRLSERRAEAVRNQLITLGIDPARTVAVGYGERHPVAPNDTPEGRRLNRRVTILLKAKAR; this is translated from the coding sequence ATGGTCGTTCGGCTCGCGGCGGCGGCAGCCGGCGCGGCCCTTCTCGCCTCGTGCGCGTCACTCGAGGGCGCCGGAGAGCGCTTGACCAGGCGGGACAAGACGGCCAAGGGCGCCGGGATCGGCGCCGCCTCGGGCGCGGCGGCGGCGATCCTGCTCGGCAAGCGGAAGGCGGACGAGATCCTCCTCGGAGCGGCCATCGGGGCGGGCATCGGGGCCGGAATCGGATCCTACATGGATGCCCAGGAGGAGCGCCTGGCGCAGATTCCGGGCACGACCGTGGAACGGGTCGAGGACGACGTTCTCCTCGTCCGCTTCGACTCCGACTTGCTGTTCGACTTCGACTCGGCCGCCTTGAGCGAGTCGGCCCTGAACATCCTCGACGAGGTCGCCGCGGTCCTGCGCGAGTTCGACAAGACGGCCGTCGTGATCCAGGGGCACACCGACGCCACCGGCAGCGAGGAGTACAACCAGCGGCTCTCGGAGCGGCGGGCGGAAGCCGTCCGGAACCAGCTCATCACCCTCGGCATCGATCCGGCCCGCACCGTGGCCGTGGGATACGGCGAGCGGCATCCGGTGGCCCCCAACGACACGCCCGAGGGACGCCGGCTCAACCGGCGAGTGACCATCCTGCTCAAGGCGAAGGCGCGCTGA
- the surE gene encoding 5'/3'-nucleotidase SurE gives MAGRDATVLLTNDDGIRAAGLRVLAEAFESRYDRVVVVAPDREQSGASHALTIRSPLRVERLSERWYAVEGTPTDCVNLAFHEVLEEPPHLVVSGINRGYNLGDDVTYSGTVAGALEGRILGAQGLAVSTDPEAGEELYREAARIALDLAERLLDGGLPRDGFLNVNVPPGARGFRVTRQGRRRYRKGLIARRDPKGREYYWIGLAPSEWEPDPKADHTAVADGYVSVTPLHSDLTHHRAIPVVEGWGLPQEGP, from the coding sequence ATGGCGGGGCGTGACGCGACGGTGCTGCTGACGAACGACGACGGGATCCGGGCTGCCGGGCTCCGCGTCCTCGCCGAGGCGTTCGAATCCCGGTACGACCGGGTGGTGGTGGTCGCTCCCGACCGGGAACAGTCGGGCGCGTCCCATGCGCTGACGATCCGCAGCCCCCTTCGGGTCGAGCGCCTGTCCGAGCGCTGGTACGCGGTCGAAGGAACGCCCACCGACTGCGTGAACCTCGCCTTTCACGAAGTCCTCGAGGAGCCGCCGCATCTCGTCGTCTCCGGGATCAACCGCGGCTACAACCTCGGCGACGACGTCACCTACTCGGGGACGGTGGCCGGAGCGCTCGAGGGCCGGATCCTCGGCGCCCAGGGCCTGGCCGTCTCGACCGATCCCGAGGCGGGAGAGGAGCTGTACCGCGAGGCGGCGCGCATCGCCCTCGATCTGGCGGAACGGCTGCTGGACGGCGGCCTCCCCCGGGACGGTTTCCTGAACGTCAACGTGCCGCCGGGAGCCCGCGGTTTCCGCGTGACGCGGCAGGGAAGGCGCCGGTATCGGAAGGGCCTGATCGCCCGCCGTGACCCGAAGGGCCGGGAGTACTACTGGATCGGCCTCGCGCCGTCCGAATGGGAGCCGGACCCGAAGGCGGATCACACGGCGGTGGCCGACGGCTACGTGTCGGTCACCCCCCTCCACTCCGACCTCACGCACCACCGGGCCATCCCGGTCGTCGAGGGCTGGGGCCTTCCGCAGGAGGGCCCGTGA